The window AGGCTGGCTGGATTCTTACTATTGTTTGCCCATTGCCGGGACGGTGGCGGTCACGGTGTTCGTGCTGGTCGTTCTCTCGACCTGGCTGACAGCAAAGCGGAAATTCATTCTCAGCGCGCTGCTGTTTCTCTGCGCCCAGTACATGCTCTGGCGCGGGCTCTATACGTTGAACACCGACAGCCTTGCCGGAATGGCGGTCAGTGGAACGGTCTATCTCGCGGAGTTCTACAACCTGGCGCATATCGGGTTTTTCGTCTATCAGGCGTGGGATTCGCTTGATCGCGCTACGCCGCCGATGCACGTTGTGCCAACTGTCGATCTGTTGGTTCCCATCGTTCATGAACCGCTGTTTGTCCTGGAACGGACGCTGGTTGGGTGCCTGGAGCAAGATTACCCGCGAGAGCGGTTCCAGGTGTATGTGCTTGACGACGGCCACCGACCGGAGGTGGAACAGCTGGCTCGTGCATTGGGCTGTCAGTATCTCCGGCGTCCGAACCGCGGAGAATCGGCGAAAGCCGGGAACTTGAATTACGCGCTTGCCCGCTCCAGCGGAGAGTACATCGCGGTGTTCGACACGGACCATGTTCCGGTTCGATCGTTTCTCAAAGAAACGGTGCCATTTTTTGAGGATCCTACGGTTGGGTTCGTCCAAACCGCGCATCACTTTTATAATCGGGATATCTTCCAGCGGAATTTGCGGCTGCAGCAGGCTCTCCAAGACGAGCAGCGGCTGTTTTTTCGGGTCATTCAGCCGGGGCGCGATCGGCACAACAGCGCATTCTTTGCCGGCAGCAGCGGTCTATTTCGACGAGCCGCCTTGCAGGAGGTTGGAGGATTCAGAGAGGAAACCGTCACGGAAGATCTGCATACCAGCCTCTTGGTCCATGCGAAGGGCTACCGGTCGTGTTATGTGAACCGGGTGCTCTCGGCCGGTCTGCTGCCTGAAACACTCGACGGCTACCTCACGCAGCGCATGCGGTGGGCAACCGGGGCGATTCAGCTGTTGTTCCGCGCCAGCCCGCTGACCACACCGGGCTTAACGGCGGCGCAACGCCTGGATTATCTGGGGGCGGTGCATTACTTCCTCTTCGGGCTTCCGCGCATCATTTGCTTGGTGGCGCCGTTGCCTTGGCTGTATTTCGATATCGCCGTGTTGCGGGCCGATCCCCTCATGCTCGTGGCCTTGTTCTTTTCCTATTTCCTCGCCTTTCTCCTGACGACCCATGCAGTGAGCAAGGGGATGCGAAGCGCTATTTGGTCCGACATCTATGAAACGATGCTGTGTTTTGCGGTAACCCGGGCGGTTGCCGGCACGATATTCTCGCCGAGGGCACGGCGTCCGTTCGTGGTGACGCCCAAAGGGGAAATGCTGCCGCGCGCCCCGGTGCTGAATCGGCTGATCCTGCCGCATCTTATTCTCTTTGGACTGTTGGTTGGCGGGGTCTTGATCAGCCTGATGCGGGCCTCTTCATGGGATTTGACGTCGGGTACGGCGCTCAGCGTGTTCTGGGCGGCGGCCAATCTTCTCCTGCTCGGCGCGGTTATTTCGACGGCCTATGAACCCCCGCAGCGGCAGCAACGCGTGCGTGTGCCGATGCATCTTCCCTGCGAGGTGGTGCTCGGTCACCGCCGTGTGATGGGAACTACGAGCAATCTGAGCGAGCTTGGCGCCCAGCTGGTTGTGCCGGAACCCATCGAGGCCCAGGCCGAAGGCCTGCTCGTGCGGTTTTTGCCGCCTGGTGAGGCCTCGGTTTCCGTGCATGGATGGGTTGTTCGCCAAGAGCGAGGCAACACCCGGCACTGCCAGGTCGGGATGCAGTTCGGCGCGCTGCCATCCGAGACCCGCCACGCCCTTATTAAACTCATGTTTTCCTCCCATCAGGCCTGGAAGGGTTCCAATCCTGCCTCAGGATTATGGACGAGTGTGTGGGCCGTTATTCGGGGGATCCCGGCGGCCTACGTGCCATATACACCAAGCCGGAGACGGGTTCCCCGGATTCCCTGCCGGCAGCACGGGCGGTTGATGGCCGGCGCACAGGACGTAGATGTGCAATTGCGAGACATTTCCTACTCGGGATTATCATTGTGGATCCCCCAGACCCACTTGGCCGGGCACAATAGTGTGGCCGTTTTGGAACTCGATGCGATCACGCTGAAAATACGCCCGCAGCGGACGATGGTGCAGGATGGCGGCCGGTTGCTTGTGTGTTCCGTCGAAAGTGTGGAGCAGGGGGAATCGGAGTGGGCCGAGTTACATCGATACTGGTGGGACAAGCTCTACGCTCCTACCGCAGGCGTAAGCGCAACATAGGCGGCGTGGGAAGCTTGGGGGCTCGACAGGAGGTCATGGGAGAAGGAGGGAGACGGTGTGACTCCATCTCCCTCCCTCTCACAGGCAGAACAGAATTAGCGACGGGCAGGACGGGCAGCTTGGTCGCGGCGGCAGCTTTCTTCCGCCAGCATCTTCTGGCCCGCGCTCGCGTTCGTGGGGATGCGCGCCAGGCAGGCGTCCAAGGTATCCTCAACGGCTCCTGTGGCAACCCGGTCGATGTTTTTCCCCGCGCCGAACGTGGCGCCACTGCTGGATGCGGAC is drawn from Nitrospira sp. and contains these coding sequences:
- a CDS encoding glycosyltransferase; this encodes MSFDGRVFGVFVKGWLDSYYCLPIAGTVAVTVFVLVVLSTWLTAKRKFILSALLFLCAQYMLWRGLYTLNTDSLAGMAVSGTVYLAEFYNLAHIGFFVYQAWDSLDRATPPMHVVPTVDLLVPIVHEPLFVLERTLVGCLEQDYPRERFQVYVLDDGHRPEVEQLARALGCQYLRRPNRGESAKAGNLNYALARSSGEYIAVFDTDHVPVRSFLKETVPFFEDPTVGFVQTAHHFYNRDIFQRNLRLQQALQDEQRLFFRVIQPGRDRHNSAFFAGSSGLFRRAALQEVGGFREETVTEDLHTSLLVHAKGYRSCYVNRVLSAGLLPETLDGYLTQRMRWATGAIQLLFRASPLTTPGLTAAQRLDYLGAVHYFLFGLPRIICLVAPLPWLYFDIAVLRADPLMLVALFFSYFLAFLLTTHAVSKGMRSAIWSDIYETMLCFAVTRAVAGTIFSPRARRPFVVTPKGEMLPRAPVLNRLILPHLILFGLLVGGVLISLMRASSWDLTSGTALSVFWAAANLLLLGAVISTAYEPPQRQQRVRVPMHLPCEVVLGHRRVMGTTSNLSELGAQLVVPEPIEAQAEGLLVRFLPPGEASVSVHGWVVRQERGNTRHCQVGMQFGALPSETRHALIKLMFSSHQAWKGSNPASGLWTSVWAVIRGIPAAYVPYTPSRRRVPRIPCRQHGRLMAGAQDVDVQLRDISYSGLSLWIPQTHLAGHNSVAVLELDAITLKIRPQRTMVQDGGRLLVCSVESVEQGESEWAELHRYWWDKLYAPTAGVSAT